A single region of the Halobacterium wangiae genome encodes:
- a CDS encoding DUF7095 family protein gives MDREAAVDRVEELVDTVVDEEQPVPVRQVWVYGDVALGLDPVERLDVYLTKDILLRGDDADRAAEFEREYGVRGVGKTVRASWADANPEHLRANENGHVAPEQCLAAHLVDEDEPIHVEVCNAGFEDNVTQRLEGARATGNYEQVLDPRGVCLWVDGQRSEDAFAKLRSGELVFPTLTGALEMLGMDEAEAETAAEAVKERRARSEGMTVRGDVV, from the coding sequence ATGGACCGCGAAGCCGCCGTCGACCGTGTCGAGGAACTCGTCGACACTGTCGTTGACGAGGAGCAGCCCGTGCCCGTGCGGCAGGTGTGGGTGTACGGCGACGTGGCGCTGGGGCTGGACCCCGTCGAACGCCTCGACGTCTACCTCACGAAGGACATCCTGCTGCGCGGCGACGACGCCGACCGCGCCGCGGAGTTCGAACGCGAGTACGGCGTCAGGGGCGTCGGGAAGACGGTGCGCGCGTCGTGGGCCGACGCCAACCCCGAGCACCTCCGGGCGAACGAGAACGGACACGTGGCGCCCGAGCAGTGTCTCGCCGCCCACCTCGTCGACGAGGACGAACCCATCCACGTCGAGGTGTGCAACGCGGGCTTCGAGGACAACGTCACCCAGCGACTGGAGGGCGCGCGGGCGACGGGGAACTACGAGCAGGTGCTGGACCCACGCGGCGTCTGCCTCTGGGTGGACGGCCAGCGCAGCGAGGACGCGTTCGCCAAACTCCGGAGCGGCGAACTCGTCTTCCCGACTCTGACGGGCGCCCTGGAGATGCTCGGCATGGACGAGGCGGAGGCCGAGACTGCCGCCGAGGCCGTCAAGGAGCGGCGGGCGCGCTCGGAAGGGATGACGGTACGCGGCGACGTGGTGTAG
- a CDS encoding MFS transporter, translated as MAAESEESVDAFDSYRQFFALEPDVLVLSVAMLVFSLAFQMTTRYVPEYMYTLGAGAGIVGLYGSLGNLISAVYPYPGGAVSDRVGSRVALTAFAVVTTIGFVVWALAPSLPGFDLPVVSLAGVEVGGSVGPWVWVFVGLLLTQAWKSFGLGATFAIVKQSVAPNRLAMGFASTEIFRRVGFLLGPAIAAVVLAVYEFQVGFQYVLLLAAGFAAVATVAQHVLYDASEDTVGDSFEGLDTIRRDLRTLPETLRPLLVADTLIRFANGMVYVFFVVVVTRYLGVGFTGFGVSIGPASFFGVLLSVEMAVAILTKVPVSKLAERTGLKPVVGLGFLVYATFPAMLIFAPADQWALVALFAYSGLRFAGLPAHKALIVGPAERDAGGRVTGTYYLVRNTVVIPSAALGGVLYGGDWTLRVAGVAVTAGPQLAFGLATAIGFVGVAYFAAFGREFEAYARS; from the coding sequence ATGGCAGCGGAGTCCGAGGAGTCCGTGGACGCCTTCGACTCCTACCGGCAGTTCTTCGCGCTCGAACCCGACGTGCTCGTGCTCTCGGTGGCGATGCTCGTGTTCAGCCTCGCCTTCCAGATGACGACGCGCTACGTCCCCGAGTACATGTACACGCTCGGTGCCGGCGCGGGCATTGTCGGTCTCTACGGCAGTCTCGGCAACCTGATCTCGGCAGTGTATCCCTACCCTGGTGGCGCTGTCTCCGACCGCGTCGGCTCCCGGGTCGCGCTCACCGCGTTCGCCGTCGTCACCACCATCGGGTTCGTCGTGTGGGCGCTCGCGCCCTCGCTCCCCGGCTTCGACCTCCCCGTCGTGTCGCTCGCTGGCGTCGAAGTCGGCGGTTCTGTCGGGCCGTGGGTGTGGGTGTTCGTCGGTCTGCTGTTGACGCAGGCTTGGAAGTCCTTCGGTCTCGGCGCGACGTTCGCCATCGTCAAGCAGAGCGTCGCCCCGAACCGCCTCGCGATGGGGTTCGCGAGCACCGAGATCTTCCGCCGCGTCGGCTTCCTGCTCGGTCCCGCCATCGCCGCCGTCGTGCTCGCGGTCTACGAGTTCCAGGTCGGCTTCCAGTACGTCCTCCTGCTCGCCGCCGGCTTCGCCGCGGTCGCCACCGTCGCCCAGCACGTGCTGTACGACGCTAGCGAGGACACCGTCGGCGACTCCTTCGAGGGCCTCGACACGATCCGCCGCGACCTCCGGACCCTCCCCGAGACGCTGCGCCCGCTGCTCGTCGCGGACACCCTGATACGGTTCGCGAACGGCATGGTGTACGTGTTCTTCGTCGTCGTCGTCACGCGCTACCTCGGGGTCGGCTTCACGGGGTTCGGCGTCTCCATCGGCCCCGCGTCGTTCTTCGGCGTGCTCCTCTCCGTCGAGATGGCCGTCGCCATCCTCACGAAGGTCCCCGTCTCGAAACTCGCCGAGCGAACGGGCCTCAAACCGGTCGTCGGCCTCGGCTTCCTCGTCTACGCGACCTTCCCCGCCATGCTCATCTTCGCGCCCGCCGACCAGTGGGCGCTCGTCGCGTTGTTCGCGTACTCCGGGCTCCGGTTCGCCGGCCTGCCCGCGCACAAGGCGCTCATCGTTGGTCCGGCCGAACGCGACGCTGGCGGCCGCGTCACGGGGACGTACTACCTCGTTCGGAACACCGTCGTCATTCCGAGCGCGGCGCTCGGCGGCGTGCTCTACGGGGGCGACTGGACGCTCCGGGTCGCCGGCGTCGCGGTCACCGCTGGCCCACAGCTCGCGTTCGGTCTCGCTACTGCGATCGGCTTCGTCGGTGTGGCGTACTTCGCCGCGTTCGGTCGGGAGTTCGAGGCCTACGCGCGGTCCTGA
- a CDS encoding NUDIX hydrolase, whose product MRERIRPVALCVVSDGEEILVSRDVAPGGEAFFRPLGGGIEFWESSDDAVRREFREELGADLVAVERLGILENRFTYGDQRGHEFVVVFDGAFADDALYERDELRGYEADADERITAEWRALDALVAAEEPLYPTGLAALCQDRA is encoded by the coding sequence ATGCGCGAGCGAATCCGACCGGTGGCCCTCTGCGTGGTGTCGGACGGCGAGGAGATACTGGTGAGTCGGGACGTCGCGCCGGGCGGTGAGGCGTTCTTCCGGCCGCTCGGCGGCGGAATCGAGTTCTGGGAGTCGAGCGACGACGCCGTGCGACGCGAGTTCCGGGAGGAACTGGGTGCCGACCTCGTGGCCGTCGAGCGCCTCGGCATCCTCGAGAACCGCTTCACGTACGGCGACCAGCGTGGCCACGAGTTCGTGGTGGTGTTCGACGGCGCGTTCGCCGACGACGCGCTGTACGAACGCGACGAACTCCGCGGCTACGAGGCGGACGCGGACGAACGCATCACGGCGGAGTGGCGCGCGCTCGACGCGCTCGTGGCGGCCGAGGAACCACTGTACCCGACGGGGCTGGCAGCGCTCTGTCAGGACCGCGCGTAG
- a CDS encoding HD domain-containing protein: MPTTQIKDPVHGYVELEQPLVDSILDTRPFQRLRHVRQLSATNLVYPGANHTRFEHSLGVYHLARTVFENLREQQYFYQDATSAELDDIQRTLECAALLHDVGHPPFSHLGERFLDVDDLRARLAEYGVQETFLDAGVGDAPVREASAHELLGCLLVCREYGDPLRDIGVDPHDVCAHILGYSLEYERGGRWQHGVAAQVLHSPIDVDRLDYITRDNQMTGADVLSFDTARMVESYTAHPEEGLALSDKALSAIGNYLEGRIALYMWVTQHHKSVYAHALLDDLLDELAAVADEPPVTTDAILREGVDDNTIMERLRVAARDNPDSTLAALYDRFRGRRFPETCWKHRIAYADRVDAPLDAFSDWLAGNADRLERALADELGVPDHEVWIEQSYVPEYEPQELKDIPIAYGGTTRSVGDWGLYGDRAFDSPIPFVFVPYGVEKRATATLVEWFHHESA, from the coding sequence ATGCCGACCACGCAGATCAAGGACCCGGTCCACGGGTACGTCGAACTCGAACAGCCCCTCGTCGACAGCATCCTCGACACCCGGCCGTTCCAGCGGCTCCGCCACGTCCGCCAGCTGTCGGCGACGAACCTCGTCTACCCGGGCGCCAACCACACGCGCTTCGAGCACTCCCTCGGCGTCTACCACCTCGCACGCACCGTCTTCGAGAACCTCCGCGAGCAGCAGTACTTCTACCAGGACGCCACCAGCGCGGAACTCGACGACATCCAGCGCACCCTGGAGTGCGCGGCGCTCCTCCACGACGTCGGCCACCCGCCGTTCTCCCACCTCGGCGAGCGCTTCCTCGACGTCGACGACCTGCGGGCACGCCTCGCGGAGTACGGCGTCCAGGAGACGTTCCTCGACGCCGGCGTCGGCGACGCACCCGTCCGCGAAGCGAGCGCCCACGAACTCCTCGGCTGCCTGCTCGTCTGCCGGGAGTACGGCGACCCGCTCCGCGATATCGGCGTCGACCCCCACGACGTCTGCGCGCACATCCTCGGGTACAGCCTCGAGTACGAGCGCGGCGGCCGCTGGCAGCACGGCGTCGCCGCGCAGGTGCTGCACTCGCCCATCGATGTCGACCGCCTGGACTACATCACCCGGGACAACCAGATGACGGGCGCGGACGTCCTCAGCTTCGACACCGCCCGCATGGTCGAGTCCTACACCGCCCACCCCGAGGAGGGGCTGGCGCTCTCTGACAAGGCGCTCTCCGCCATCGGCAACTACCTCGAGGGCCGCATCGCGCTGTACATGTGGGTCACCCAGCACCACAAGTCGGTGTACGCCCACGCGCTGCTCGACGACCTGCTGGACGAACTCGCGGCGGTCGCCGACGAACCGCCGGTGACCACCGACGCCATCCTCCGGGAGGGCGTCGACGACAACACCATCATGGAGCGCCTGCGCGTCGCCGCCCGCGACAACCCGGACTCAACGCTCGCAGCGCTCTACGACCGGTTCCGCGGCCGGCGGTTCCCGGAGACCTGCTGGAAACACCGCATCGCGTACGCCGACCGCGTGGACGCCCCGCTCGACGCGTTCAGCGACTGGCTGGCCGGCAACGCCGACCGCCTCGAACGCGCGCTCGCCGACGAACTCGGCGTCCCCGACCACGAGGTGTGGATCGAGCAGTCCTACGTCCCCGAGTACGAGCCACAGGAACTGAAGGACATCCCCATCGCGTACGGCGGTACGACGCGCTCGGTCGGTGACTGGGGGCTGTACGGCGACCGCGCGTTCGACAGTCCCATCCCGTTCGTCTTCGTCCCCTACGGCGTCGAGAAGCGAGCGACCGCGACGCTCGTCGAGTGGTTCCACCACGAGAGCGCCTGA
- a CDS encoding ThiF family adenylyltransferase → MPKGTPADWLSAADADEIHFAFPREVHEDLMEVLFPSEGHPFHGMGERGAFAVLSKSTGNRRVTYIVEEVVHPESSEDLELTGTLSGNDGSDRDDDGTGRFGSWFGGNSESTNTNYDSELGYQFSEDYHERAVERAKAREGGLIRIHTQPGGVRASTTDVESAARVYKADRDRLPVGAPWGAAITNEAGEWSMRVYEDARVGDEPVVTHADRVRIVGPALDDCALNIQPTRRSANRGAGPGVDDHEQDSTIQLWGEADQATLADLRVGVVGCGGVGSILAEHLARLGVGGLVFVDFDRLEEANFNRAQGARRIDVRHERLKTEVAERVARRSATAQGFETQIVDGSVVDDDPEYAAVPALLDCDVILSGVDAARPRQVLDAVARAHCIPVIDGGSLLHADDNGVLQPEAKVETAVAGPGWACFNCQRVWTQEDVDYEADHPEFRGERGYVPGGVDPEEDEEATRDPSVIGVNSLVAGLMQRRLLAIVLGSAEGVEGTLRLQVRDVETNWQSQWGCDPDCGAPSVGVGDCEELPTGTDWGMRYERDDIPMPETRVSDNAADLLDNDLKR, encoded by the coding sequence ATGCCCAAAGGAACACCCGCGGACTGGCTGTCGGCGGCCGACGCCGATGAAATCCACTTCGCGTTCCCCCGTGAGGTCCACGAGGACCTGATGGAAGTCCTCTTCCCGAGCGAAGGCCACCCGTTCCACGGAATGGGCGAACGGGGTGCGTTCGCCGTCCTCTCGAAGAGCACCGGGAATCGGCGCGTCACCTACATCGTCGAGGAGGTCGTCCACCCGGAGTCCAGTGAGGACCTCGAACTCACCGGGACGCTCTCCGGGAACGACGGAAGTGACCGCGACGATGACGGAACTGGGCGCTTCGGGTCGTGGTTCGGGGGTAACTCTGAATCAACGAACACGAACTACGACTCGGAGCTCGGTTACCAGTTCAGCGAGGACTACCACGAGCGCGCCGTCGAACGCGCGAAAGCCCGCGAGGGCGGCCTTATCCGCATTCACACGCAACCCGGTGGGGTCCGTGCGAGCACCACTGATGTCGAGTCTGCGGCACGCGTCTACAAGGCGGACCGCGACCGGCTGCCCGTCGGCGCACCGTGGGGTGCAGCGATCACCAACGAGGCCGGCGAGTGGTCGATGCGCGTCTACGAGGACGCCAGAGTCGGCGACGAGCCCGTAGTTACACACGCCGACCGCGTCCGAATCGTCGGGCCGGCACTAGATGACTGCGCGCTCAACATCCAGCCAACGCGCCGGTCCGCCAATCGGGGTGCGGGGCCGGGTGTGGATGACCACGAGCAGGACTCCACCATCCAACTGTGGGGAGAGGCCGATCAGGCCACGCTCGCGGACCTCCGCGTCGGTGTCGTCGGCTGTGGCGGCGTCGGCTCGATCCTGGCGGAACACCTCGCCCGACTCGGTGTCGGGGGACTGGTGTTCGTCGACTTCGACCGCCTCGAGGAGGCCAACTTCAACCGCGCGCAAGGCGCACGCCGTATCGATGTCCGCCACGAGCGGCTGAAGACGGAGGTGGCCGAACGCGTCGCCCGTAGGAGCGCGACCGCACAGGGCTTCGAGACGCAAATCGTCGACGGCAGCGTTGTGGACGACGATCCCGAGTACGCGGCCGTGCCGGCGCTGCTGGACTGTGACGTTATTCTGTCCGGCGTCGACGCCGCCCGCCCTCGGCAGGTCCTAGACGCGGTAGCGCGTGCACACTGTATCCCGGTCATCGACGGGGGGAGCCTCCTGCACGCCGACGACAACGGTGTACTCCAGCCGGAGGCGAAAGTCGAGACCGCGGTTGCAGGGCCCGGCTGGGCGTGCTTCAACTGTCAGCGCGTGTGGACCCAGGAGGACGTCGACTACGAGGCTGACCACCCCGAGTTCCGCGGTGAACGCGGCTACGTGCCGGGAGGTGTCGACCCCGAGGAAGACGAGGAGGCGACACGCGACCCGTCGGTCATCGGGGTGAATTCACTGGTCGCAGGGCTGATGCAGCGCCGCCTGCTGGCTATCGTCCTCGGGTCTGCCGAGGGCGTCGAGGGCACGCTCCGGCTGCAGGTCCGTGACGTGGAGACGAACTGGCAGTCCCAGTGGGGCTGTGACCCTGACTGTGGTGCGCCGTCAGTCGGCGTCGGTGATTGCGAGGAACTCCCGACGGGGACTGACTGGGGGATGCGGTACGAACGCGACGATATCCCGATGCCGGAGACCCGAGTATCAGACAACGCGGCCGACCTTCTCGACAATGACCTCAAGAGATAG
- a CDS encoding serine/threonine protein kinase: protein MAGDILPGLNVNLAKAFGSGVFLATKMPKYYELDSVRNSLEEYTIHEHIDSGGFKDVFLAERGSEMVVVKLLPIERSSKRRRAKREAEAMTKISSPNFVELLDYFELQIEGKPTFLIEEEYIDGPTLSEKIGQGRYGLDFGFQVTEALLDLLIQFDDLNIIHRDIKPNNIMIDGEGEVILLDVGIVRFEERESVTPDHADRLGTPNYGAPEQLDYNKSLQSIRTDIFSTGIVMFESITGQHPYSNSSKSVSEAIMDGEKAKMKDILEDDEIAEELDELFNVMTQPKPYARYRSPEFAKEKFDEIKELV from the coding sequence GTGGCCGGGGACATCCTTCCTGGACTGAATGTAAATCTAGCCAAGGCTTTTGGCTCTGGGGTATTTCTTGCCACTAAGATGCCGAAATACTATGAGTTAGACAGTGTGAGAAACTCCTTGGAAGAGTACACCATACACGAGCATATCGACTCAGGAGGGTTCAAGGATGTATTCCTCGCTGAACGAGGCTCAGAGATGGTGGTAGTTAAACTTCTCCCAATTGAGCGCTCAAGCAAAAGACGGCGAGCAAAGAGGGAGGCAGAGGCAATGACGAAGATCAGCTCTCCGAATTTTGTTGAACTACTTGACTATTTCGAGCTTCAAATAGAGGGAAAACCCACGTTTCTGATTGAGGAAGAGTACATTGATGGTCCTACTTTAAGTGAGAAAATCGGCCAGGGAAGGTATGGTTTAGATTTCGGATTCCAAGTCACAGAGGCCCTTTTGGATCTGCTCATCCAATTTGATGATCTCAATATAATCCATAGAGACATCAAACCCAACAATATAATGATTGACGGAGAGGGCGAAGTCATTCTCCTTGATGTTGGGATTGTCCGGTTTGAAGAAAGAGAGAGTGTAACCCCGGACCACGCAGACAGACTTGGTACTCCAAATTACGGCGCGCCGGAACAGCTGGATTATAATAAGAGTCTGCAAAGCATCCGTACAGACATATTTTCCACGGGTATTGTGATGTTTGAATCGATAACTGGGCAACATCCCTATTCTAACAGTAGTAAATCGGTCTCGGAAGCGATTATGGACGGCGAGAAAGCCAAGATGAAGGACATTCTGGAGGACGACGAAATAGCGGAAGAGCTTGATGAGTTGTTCAACGTCATGACGCAGCCAAAGCCGTACGCACGATATCGGAGCCCAGAGTTCGCTAAGGAGAAATTTGACGAAATCAAGGAGTTGGTGTAG
- a CDS encoding transposase, whose amino-acid sequence MPNRNNDTKSHSNIEKQAIELIEADADIVELVTGIDFKQYRSRGDTYDDWHASYPFEAMLRALYLKDLMGYSNTDLHRWLTENPEKAEALGFDELPSRTTFGRAWRNRLSDELRTQIQHTTHRILEYAHEQGNPLGLKSLEPDEKEDVSERTEDRVIREKTLEVLEAFRDLLYGSIDLDRPEAGTQYDTGELLGLESFLSSEACAAHGGSKVYADNAPKGVDVPEGETLLHYIKQLDPADIHDILDEAIEVQLKSAKRHLEFTRPVEIAIDMTYVAYYGEHGPEVNYGPDDEHVVVMGAPPSKGYDWCYKFATVSIVGDNVRFMLAVRPHTKGQSIGELVREIYWAAAEHVSIRMVYADAEFYSAEVIQTLEESGSNYAIRVPKNDRVKRQIARANHDVWVEEDVGIYGPTVGGSTSDRVETTHVGVPKNQNPDETVVFATNMDVDDEIEMDRRETENLMNRYRRRWGIETNYRALEDFLPETTSKDYSVRLFHFGFGVLMFNMWRLIDFLVQLSLDSTVRSKPRLIADRFRDLAKSILSMYG is encoded by the coding sequence ATGCCAAACCGCAACAACGACACGAAATCCCACTCCAACATCGAGAAGCAAGCAATTGAACTAATCGAGGCCGACGCAGACATCGTCGAGCTCGTCACTGGAATCGACTTCAAGCAGTATCGATCCAGGGGCGACACGTACGACGATTGGCACGCTTCGTACCCCTTCGAGGCGATGCTTCGTGCTCTCTACCTCAAGGATTTGATGGGGTACTCGAACACTGACCTCCATCGGTGGCTTACCGAGAATCCCGAGAAGGCCGAAGCACTTGGCTTCGACGAGCTGCCGTCTCGAACGACCTTCGGACGCGCCTGGCGGAACCGCCTCAGCGATGAGCTCCGCACGCAAATCCAACACACCACCCATCGTATCCTTGAGTACGCCCACGAGCAGGGCAATCCACTCGGTCTCAAGTCACTTGAACCAGACGAGAAAGAGGATGTCTCGGAACGAACGGAGGATCGAGTCATCCGCGAGAAAACCCTGGAAGTTCTCGAGGCGTTCCGTGACCTGCTTTACGGGTCTATCGACCTCGACCGCCCAGAAGCAGGAACACAGTACGATACGGGCGAACTCCTAGGGTTGGAGAGTTTCCTGAGTAGTGAGGCGTGTGCCGCCCATGGTGGCAGCAAAGTATACGCAGATAATGCCCCAAAGGGCGTCGACGTCCCTGAGGGTGAGACACTGCTGCACTACATCAAACAACTCGATCCAGCTGATATCCACGATATCCTGGACGAGGCAATCGAGGTGCAGCTAAAGAGCGCGAAACGCCACCTCGAGTTCACTCGCCCAGTCGAAATTGCTATCGACATGACTTACGTCGCCTACTATGGTGAACACGGTCCAGAGGTAAACTATGGACCAGACGACGAGCATGTTGTGGTGATGGGGGCTCCCCCCTCGAAGGGGTACGACTGGTGCTATAAGTTCGCGACCGTCTCTATCGTCGGCGACAACGTTCGCTTTATGCTCGCCGTTCGGCCGCACACCAAGGGCCAATCAATCGGCGAGCTGGTCCGTGAGATTTACTGGGCGGCCGCTGAGCACGTCAGCATCCGGATGGTCTATGCTGACGCCGAGTTCTATTCAGCGGAAGTCATCCAGACACTCGAAGAATCCGGGTCGAACTACGCGATTCGTGTACCCAAGAACGATCGTGTGAAACGGCAAATCGCACGAGCGAACCACGATGTCTGGGTCGAAGAGGATGTCGGCATCTATGGCCCAACTGTCGGCGGCAGTACGAGCGACCGTGTCGAGACTACGCACGTCGGAGTGCCGAAAAACCAGAACCCCGACGAGACTGTGGTCTTCGCCACCAACATGGACGTCGACGACGAGATAGAGATGGACCGTCGGGAAACGGAGAATCTCATGAATCGCTATCGGCGTCGATGGGGGATTGAGACGAACTACCGGGCTCTCGAGGATTTCCTGCCGGAGACGACCTCGAAGGACTACTCAGTCCGGTTGTTCCACTTCGGCTTTGGCGTCCTGATGTTCAACATGTGGCGGTTGATCGATTTCCTCGTTCAACTGAGTCTCGACAGTACCGTGCGAAGCAAACCGCGATTGATAGCTGACCGCTTCCGCGATCTCGCAAAGTCCATCCTCAGCATGTACGGCTAA
- the ncsA gene encoding tRNA 2-thiolation protein NcsA, giving the protein MDCTKCDREAVMHAAYSGTYLCDRHLFESVERRVRRRVREDDMLPADATPEDPETWVIGLSGGKDSVVLTDILHETFAEDPRVELVALTIHEGIEGYRDASLDACVELADQRGIRHEVVTYAEEFDVEMDDVVEDDPLDMAPCAYCGVFRRDLLATYAEELGADKLLTGHNLDDEAETALMNVFEGNVEQVAKHFDASLGPFDERREKAGMIPRAKPLRDVPEKEVALYAQLRELPVHMAECPHSSEAFRGEIQDLLLALEENHPGTRHSIMAGYEELASLAADEYGDEDRDVGECEACGAPTTREKCRKCALVDAVNAV; this is encoded by the coding sequence ATGGATTGCACCAAGTGCGACCGCGAGGCGGTGATGCACGCGGCGTACTCCGGCACCTACCTCTGTGACCGCCACCTCTTCGAGAGCGTGGAACGACGGGTTCGGCGCCGCGTCCGCGAGGACGACATGCTGCCCGCCGACGCGACGCCCGAGGACCCGGAGACGTGGGTGATCGGGCTCTCCGGCGGGAAGGACAGCGTCGTGCTCACGGACATCCTCCACGAGACGTTCGCGGAGGACCCCCGGGTCGAGCTGGTCGCGCTCACCATCCACGAGGGCATCGAGGGCTACCGGGACGCGAGCCTCGACGCCTGCGTGGAACTCGCCGACCAACGGGGCATCCGCCACGAAGTCGTCACGTACGCCGAGGAGTTCGACGTCGAGATGGACGACGTCGTCGAGGACGACCCCCTCGACATGGCGCCCTGCGCGTACTGCGGGGTCTTCCGCCGGGACCTGCTCGCGACGTACGCCGAGGAACTCGGCGCGGACAAACTGCTCACCGGCCACAACCTCGACGACGAGGCGGAGACGGCGCTGATGAACGTCTTCGAGGGGAACGTCGAGCAGGTCGCCAAACACTTCGACGCCAGCCTCGGCCCGTTCGACGAGCGCCGCGAGAAAGCGGGGATGATCCCGCGCGCGAAACCGCTCCGGGACGTCCCCGAGAAGGAGGTGGCGCTGTACGCTCAGCTCCGCGAGCTCCCGGTCCACATGGCGGAGTGCCCCCACTCCAGCGAGGCGTTCCGCGGCGAGATCCAGGACCTCCTCCTGGCACTCGAGGAGAACCACCCCGGGACGCGACACTCCATCATGGCGGGCTACGAGGAGCTCGCGAGCCTCGCGGCCGACGAGTACGGCGACGAGGACCGGGACGTCGGCGAGTGCGAGGCGTGTGGCGCGCCGACGACGCGAGAGAAGTGCCGGAAGTGCGCGCTCGTCGACGCCGTAAACGCGGTGTAG
- a CDS encoding RNA-guided endonuclease InsQ/TnpB family protein, with the protein MAKQVVTRTYTASIRNQGQVSDDLDSLGFAASKLWNVGRWVCDRVWSEIGHIPGHNELTTYLKSHERYADLHSQSSQRVLQELAEAFTGWYGKRRNGDKRANPPTYRKHGDDHPRSTVTFKAAGFKVDTKYQRVRLSKGSNLKEYWSDFILCEYQTRPEIDLSTVKSVQQVRAVWTGDEWELHFVCNVEIEVSESPGEKTVGVDLGITNFAALAYEDGHGELYPLSCLKQDDYYFSKRIARCEDSDSEQATRLNQKKAARRTHYFHTLSKHIVQRCVEEGVGTIVVGDLSGIREDEHNDKSKNWGMHGNLDLHSWAFNRFTNLLTYKAEMKGVTVEQVSERDTSKSCSCCGRKRQANRVERGLYVCDECDTVANADMNGAENIRQQVSPSSPNLSVNRSNGWLAQPSTYLFDSESGCFAPREQVTS; encoded by the coding sequence ATGGCGAAACAGGTCGTCACCCGCACCTACACTGCCTCCATCAGGAACCAGGGACAGGTGTCCGACGACCTCGATTCGCTCGGGTTCGCAGCCTCGAAACTCTGGAACGTCGGACGGTGGGTCTGCGACCGCGTATGGTCAGAGATTGGCCACATCCCCGGTCACAACGAACTCACCACCTACCTCAAGAGCCACGAACGCTACGCTGACCTGCATTCTCAGTCAAGTCAGCGAGTCCTTCAAGAACTCGCTGAAGCGTTCACCGGCTGGTACGGAAAACGACGCAACGGAGACAAACGAGCGAACCCGCCGACGTACCGCAAACACGGCGACGACCACCCGCGTTCGACAGTCACGTTCAAAGCCGCTGGCTTCAAAGTCGACACAAAGTACCAGCGAGTCCGCCTCTCTAAGGGGTCAAATCTCAAGGAGTATTGGTCGGATTTCATCCTCTGCGAGTACCAGACCCGGCCCGAAATTGACCTCTCCACCGTGAAAAGCGTCCAACAGGTGCGAGCGGTTTGGACAGGAGACGAGTGGGAGCTGCACTTCGTGTGCAACGTCGAGATAGAGGTGTCCGAGTCTCCCGGTGAGAAGACCGTGGGTGTTGACCTTGGTATTACCAACTTCGCCGCGCTCGCCTACGAAGATGGGCACGGTGAGTTGTATCCGTTGAGCTGCTTGAAGCAGGATGACTACTACTTCAGTAAGCGAATCGCTCGCTGCGAAGACTCGGACTCCGAGCAAGCCACGCGGTTGAATCAGAAGAAGGCGGCTCGCCGAACCCACTACTTCCACACGCTCTCGAAGCACATCGTCCAGCGATGTGTGGAAGAGGGAGTGGGGACAATTGTGGTTGGCGATCTTTCCGGCATCCGTGAAGACGAACATAATGATAAGTCAAAGAACTGGGGGATGCATGGCAATCTAGACTTGCATTCGTGGGCGTTCAACCGCTTCACCAACCTGCTGACCTACAAGGCCGAGATGAAAGGTGTCACAGTTGAGCAGGTCTCTGAACGCGATACGTCGAAATCGTGCTCGTGCTGTGGTCGCAAGCGCCAAGCAAACCGTGTCGAACGCGGATTGTACGTCTGTGATGAGTGCGATACGGTGGCGAACGCGGACATGAACGGTGCTGAGAACATTCGACAACAAGTATCTCCGAGTTCACCGAATCTTTCGGTGAATAGGAGTAACGGCTGGTTGGCACAGCCATCGACGTACCTGTTCGATTCAGAGAGCGGATGCTTCGCACCGCGAGAACAGGTCACATCGTAG